From the Musa acuminata AAA Group cultivar baxijiao chromosome BXJ1-2, Cavendish_Baxijiao_AAA, whole genome shotgun sequence genome, one window contains:
- the LOC135582652 gene encoding AT-hook motif nuclear-localized protein 10-like: protein MEARELPRVSSLQPPTVVVGPGSYGAGGSTIDPVVAPNTAGMMQGMRLSFTPMASSAPKPVDTTGSLYQGDDVSGMRQTSVFNMGELTKKKRGRPRKYGPDGSMSLALTPPSSALGFSSNPMSDPAAKHRGRPPGSGKKQQLDALGAPGIGFTPHIITVKVGEDIASKIMAFSQQGSRTVCVLSANGAISDVTLQQPAISGGTVTYEGRFDIISLSGSFLLTEEGSTRSRSGGLSVAIAGSDGRILGGGVAGMLVAATPVQVVVASFITEKKKPQPEPLRWEPSSAPPQMASFGATLTVSPPTEGTSSESSDDRGSPTNQNGGTCDNSTQHVQSAYPSFISWSHSVNENRHNSDMKVMPL from the exons ATGGAAGCTAGGGAGCTTCCAAGAGTGAGCTCGTTGCAGCCTCCAACTGTGGTGGTGGGTCCTGGCTCTTATGGAGCTGGAGGGTCGACGATTGATCCCGTGGTGGCACCGAATACAGCTGGAATGATGCAGGGCATGCGCCTTTCCTTCACTCCCATGGCTTCTTCGGCACCTAAACCAGTGGATACGACTGGTTCTTTGTACCAAGGAGATGATGTCTCGGGAATGCGGCAAACCAGTGTATTTAACATGGGTGAGCtaacgaagaagaagagaggaagaccaAGAAAATATGGACCTGATGGTAGCATGTCTTTGGCGCTAACACCTCCATCTTCTGCTTTGGGATTCTCAAGCAATCCAATGTCTGATCCAGCAGCTAAGCACCGAGGCCGTCCTCCAGGGTCGGGGAAAAAGCAACAACTTGATGCATTGG GTGCCCCAGGGATTGGTTTTACTCCTCATATTATCACTGTCAAAGTTGGAGAG GACATAGCTTCAAAAATTATGGCCTTCTCACAGCAAGGGTCTAGGACCGTCTGTGTGCTGTCAGCAAACGGTGCCATCTCTGATGTAACACTGCAGCAGCCGGCAATCTCTGGTGGAACAGTAACTTATGAG GGACGCTTCGATATCATCTCTCTTTCAGGTTCCTTCCTGCTCACAGAAGAGGGTAGCACTCGTAGTAGAAGCGGTGGATTGAGTGTCGCAATTGCAGGATCTGATGGCCGAATTCTTGGTGGTGGGGTTGCCGGAATGCTTGTGGCAGCAACACCTGTGCAG GTTGTGGTGGCAAGCTTCATCACCGAAAAGAAAAAGCCACAGCCTGAGCCATTGAGGTGGGAACCTTCATCAGCTCCACCGCAGATGGCCAGCTTTGGAGCAACTCTAACAGTCAGCCCACCCACTGAAGGCACGTCAAGTGAATCTTCTGACGACCGCGGTAGCCCAACAAATCAAAACGGTGGCACCTGCGACAACTCTACTCAGCATGTTCAATCTGCGTATCCATCTTTCATCAGTTGGTCACACTCTGTAAACGAGAACAGGCATAACTCCGACATGAAAGTAATGCCTCTCTAA
- the LOC135602759 gene encoding DET1- and DDB1-associated protein 1-like, producing MGSLLDDWPSYDPHNFSQLRPADSSAQSSKLTPVTYRPTHNKSLPPPDQVISTEARNILLRHFYQKSEEKFRPKRAASDQLTPEHSCKQPRCAYTDGAD from the exons atggGCTCTCTACTCGACGACTGGCCCTCTTACGACCCCCACAACTTCAGCCAACTACGCCCGGCCGATTCATCTGCCCAATCTTCT AAACTTACGCCTGTCACATATCGTCCCACTCATAACAAGTCTCTCCCACCACCAGATCAAG TAATATCAACCGAAGCCAGAAATATCCTTCTGAGGCATTTCTATCAGAAGTCAGAAGAGAAG TTCCGACCTAAGAGAGCTGCTTCGGATCAGCTAACACCGGAACACAGTTGCAAGCAGCCCAGATGTGCCTACACTGATGGGGCCGATTGA
- the LOC135611748 gene encoding pentatricopeptide repeat-containing protein At1g11290, chloroplastic-like, whose translation MYSSLSISPFLSPSPLSHSKNLFFDSAASVRYLSFSAAQQNLGFTASLHSGLLKSGFHSNLFVANSLLDAYSKCGRMDSALKLFDRMPLRDVVSWTAVISGHCHTGAAAAAILVFLNMLTEETAPPPNEFTVSAVLRACGMLRDEKMGRMVHGHLVAAGFSHDAFVSNSLIDMCGKVGSIVDAEKLVSRLSCRDVVSWSAIISGSVLHGMFDKALILFTRMLEDGILPNTATMLSITQACSLMGEPSLFACVHAWLVKLELHDCVPVVKSLVMMYAKNGFLDEAIEAFLQFDFPECHDPDLIAALIHGCALSGSLEHGKVIHGCSIKMGFFPCTIVENSLLDLYAKHRYVDSAHLIFKRMGNRDIVSWNSMISCFAKNDRVEEALQHLGQVHDASGGELKLDFVTVLSSVQACSTISSLERGQILHGFVIKAGFDSDSFVCNALIDMYGKSGRVGLAEQLFQEMEDTRDVGSWNSLIAAYGIHGDGDSALRVFEELRSGGRRNPNAVSFVNVISACGHSGLTMEGYECFKRMQRDYGFEPAMEHYAAMVDLLGRSGKLGEAEEFIRAMPIKPGPSIWGSLLGACRLHGSVEIAERAAAELSVMEPDCGVWRVTLSNVYASAGLWEEAAEVRAEMRRKGSRKEAGWSYVESRAMDKFKFVVGDTRHPETDTIYEVWRSINEHLADAFVESF comes from the coding sequence ATGTACTCGTCACTTTCTATCTCTCCATTCCTTTCGCCTTCTCCTCTCTCACACTCGAAGAACCTCTTCTTCGACTCGGCTGCCTCCGTCCGCTACCTCAGCTTCTCCGCCGCCCAACAGAACCTCGGCTTCACCGCCTCTCTACACTCTGGCCTCCTCAAATCCGGCTTCCACTCCAACCTCTTCGTCGCCAACTCCCTCCTCGACGCATACTCCAAATGTGGCCGCATGGACAGCGCGTTAAAGCTTTTCGACCGAATGCCTCTAAGAGACGTCGTATCCTGGACAGCCGTGATCTCCGGACACTGCCATACCGGAGCGGCTGCCGCTGCCAtccttgtcttcttgaacatgttAACGGAGGAAACAGCACCTCCTCCCAATGAGTTCACTGTTTCTGCTGTCTTACGGGCATGTGGGATGCTGAGGGATGAGAAGATGGGGAGGATGGTGCATGGGCACCTGGTCGCCGCTGGGTTTTCCCATGATGCGTTCGTCTCTAATTCCTTGATCGATATGTGTGGGAAGGTAGGATCAATCGTGGATGCTGAGAAGCTTGTCAGTAGGTTGAGCTGTAGGGATGTGGTTTCTTGGAGTGCCATCATATCAGGCTCTGTCCTCCATGGGATGTTCGACAAGGCACTGATTCTGTTCACCCGAATGCTGGAAGATGGGATTCTGCCGAACACGGCGACGATGTTGAGCATCACCCAGGCCTGCTCGCTAATGGGGGAACCGAGCCTGTTTGCTTGTGTTCATGCTTGGCTTGTAAAGTTGGAGCTGCATGACTGTGTTCCCGTCGTGAAGTCTCTCGTGATGATGTACGCAAAAAATGGATTTTTGGACGAGGCAATCGAGGCTTTCCTCCAATTTGATTTCCCGGAGTGCCATGATCCCGATCTCATCGCGGCCCTCATCCATGGTTGCGCCCTGTCGGGATCTTTGGAGCATGGCAAGGTGATTCATGGGTGCTCGATCAAGATGGGCTTCTTTCCGTGCACCATAGTCGAGAACTCCCTCCTTGATCTGTATGCAAAGCATCGGTACGTCGACTCAGCACATTTGATCTTCAAAAGAATGGGGAACAGAGACATAGTCTCTTGGAACTCCATGATCTCATGTTTTGCGAAGAACGACCGCGTGGAGGAAGCCCTGCAGCACCTCGGTCAAGTTCATGACGCAAGTGGAGGTGAGCTAAAGCTGGACTTCGTCACGGTACTCAGCTCCGTACAAGCCTGCTCCACCATATCCTCGCTGGAGCGAGGACAGATACTGCATGGTTTTGTGATCAAAGCAGGCTTTGATTCCGATTCCTTTGTCTGCAATGCTCTGATCGACATGTATGGGAAGTCGGGAAGGGTTGGTTTGGCGGAACAGTTATTCCAGGAGATGGAGGACACAAGAGACGTGGGTTCTTGGAACTCGTTGATCGCAGCCTACGGGATCCATGGTGATGGTGATTCGGCCTTACGAGTTTTCGAGGAGCTGAGGTCCGGAGGAAGGCGTAATCCGAATGCTGTATCCTTTGTCAATGTCATTTCAGCGTGTGGTCACTCTGGGCTGACAATGGAAGGCTACGAGTGCTTCAAGAGAATGCAAAGAGACTACGGCTTCGAGCCGGCCATGGAGCACTACGCAGCAATGGTGGATCTTTTGGGGAGATCCGGAAAGCTTGGTGAAGCAGAGGAATTTATCAGAGCGATGCCCATCAAACCTGGTCCATCCATTTGGGGGTCTTTACTGGGTGCTTGCAGGCTTCATGGGAGCGTGGAGATTGCAGAAAGAGCAGCGGCGGAGCTATCTGTGATGGAACCGGATTGTGGTGTCTGGAGAGTGACACTGTCGAACGTATATGCATCTGCTGGACTATGGGAAGAAGCTGCAGAGGTGAGAGCTGAGATGAGAAGGAAGGGATCAAGAAAAGAGGCAGGCTGGAGCTACGTTGAATCGAGGGCGATGGATAAGTTCAAGTTCGTGGTGGGAGACACAAGGCATCCTGAAACTGATACGATCTATGAAGTATGGAGAAGTATCAATGAGCATCTTGCTGATGCTTTTGTCGAGTCATTTTGA